A genomic window from Vigna radiata var. radiata cultivar VC1973A unplaced genomic scaffold, Vradiata_ver6 scaffold_169, whole genome shotgun sequence includes:
- the LOC106779831 gene encoding uncharacterized protein LOC106779831 isoform X1, giving the protein MKLEGKVALRHSNIGLEPESQSFVFIDDRISDGYKLPSQKLKEYENEMPTFLEKTEQGLDSLQYDMESVDCEKNEYEAKVKDLVEPVSHSSKDVESLLKFPNDIESVKRSPSPISDPGEGEGSPRNSVDVYMVKTVTECEPHSEECYNESNYHDVKDICIDEGVLKKDNVVFVNPVDEKARDFFPFESCETKEKQKDNTNINVLSLTPTEESDKVSANHNQHKDLMLTEVSGDVNKETPSLGDKVLLQDLFTEDSASSDDKGEQISLLEESKSTDEEAMLSSPSLAVADDESKKDNKPQENATFTRQVDPSAPADCGKEECSQAGSCRCAEIHHTSRPIEWKSDDQAVTSLIRHSLGESSFSAVGPVSGRISYSGPVPYSGSISLRSDSSTTSTRSFAFPIIQSEWNSSPVRMAKADRRHHRKQRCCWTDGFLCCKF; this is encoded by the exons AAGGAAAAGTGGCTTTGCGGCATTCAAATATTGGTCTTGAGCCTGAATCTCAGTCGTTTGTGTTCATCGACGATCGAATTTCTGATGGATACAAATTACCGAGCCAGAAACTGAAGGAATATGAGAATGAAATGCCTACATTTCTAGAGAAAACTGAACAAGGTTTAGATTCATTACAATATGACATGGAGTCAGTTGattgtgaaaaaaatgaatatgaagCAAAGGTAAAGGACTTGGTTGAGCCAGTATCTCACTCTTCTAAGGATGTAGAGTCGTTGTTGAAGTTTCCAAACGATATAGAATCAGTTAAAAGGTCTCCTTCACCCATTTCTGATCCTGGAGAGGGAGAAGGGTCACCTAGGAATTCTGTGGATGTTTACATGGTCAAAACTGTTACAGAATGTGAACCACATTCAGAAGAGTGTTACAATGAGAGTAATTATCATGATGTCAAGGATATATGCATCGATGAAGGAGTCCTTAAGAAGGATAATGTGGTGTTTGTGAATCCTGTCGATGAAAAGGCCCGCGATTTCTTCCCTTTTGAGAGTTGtgaaactaaagaaaaacagaaagaCAACACCAATATCAATGTACTAAGCCTAACACCAACAGAGGAGTCTGATAAGGTTTCTGCTAATCATAATCAGCACAAGGATTTGATGCTCACTGAAGTTTCTGGTGATGTCAACAAAGAGACACCTTCACTGGGAGACAAGGTTTTGTTGCAAGATTTATTCACTGAGGACTCTGCATCTTCTGATGACAAGGGTGAACAG ATCTCCCTATTGGAAGAGTCCAAAAGTACAGACGAGGAAGCAATGTTGAGTAGCCCTTCTTTGGCTGTGGCAGATGATGAATCAAAGAAAGACAACAAGCCTCAAGAGAATGCAACCTTCACTCGGCAAGTTGATCCTTCAGCTCCTGCAGATTGTGGTAAAGAAGAATGCAGCCAAGCTGGTAGTTGTAGATGTGCTGAAATCCATCATACAAGCAGGCCAATAGAATGGAAGAGCGATGATCAGGCTGTGACCAGCCTCATTCGTCACAGCTTAGGTGAGTCAAGTTTCTCTGCAGTCGGTCCGGTGTCAGGTCGAATAAGTTACTCAGGGCCGGTACCTTACTCCGGCAGCATCTCCCTTCGATCGGATAGCAGCACGACTAGCACGCGATCCTTTGCATTTCCTAT AATTCAATCTGAATGGAATAGCAGCCCGGTTAGGATGGCGAAGGCTGACCGGAGGCATCACCGGAAGCAGCGGTGCTGCTGGACGGATGGCTTTCTTTGCTGTAAATTCTGA
- the LOC106779831 gene encoding uncharacterized protein LOC106779831 isoform X2: protein MPTFLEKTEQGLDSLQYDMESVDCEKNEYEAKVKDLVEPVSHSSKDVESLLKFPNDIESVKRSPSPISDPGEGEGSPRNSVDVYMVKTVTECEPHSEECYNESNYHDVKDICIDEGVLKKDNVVFVNPVDEKARDFFPFESCETKEKQKDNTNINVLSLTPTEESDKVSANHNQHKDLMLTEVSGDVNKETPSLGDKVLLQDLFTEDSASSDDKGEQISLLEESKSTDEEAMLSSPSLAVADDESKKDNKPQENATFTRQVDPSAPADCGKEECSQAGSCRCAEIHHTSRPIEWKSDDQAVTSLIRHSLGESSFSAVGPVSGRISYSGPVPYSGSISLRSDSSTTSTRSFAFPIIQSEWNSSPVRMAKADRRHHRKQRCCWTDGFLCCKF, encoded by the exons ATGCCTACATTTCTAGAGAAAACTGAACAAGGTTTAGATTCATTACAATATGACATGGAGTCAGTTGattgtgaaaaaaatgaatatgaagCAAAGGTAAAGGACTTGGTTGAGCCAGTATCTCACTCTTCTAAGGATGTAGAGTCGTTGTTGAAGTTTCCAAACGATATAGAATCAGTTAAAAGGTCTCCTTCACCCATTTCTGATCCTGGAGAGGGAGAAGGGTCACCTAGGAATTCTGTGGATGTTTACATGGTCAAAACTGTTACAGAATGTGAACCACATTCAGAAGAGTGTTACAATGAGAGTAATTATCATGATGTCAAGGATATATGCATCGATGAAGGAGTCCTTAAGAAGGATAATGTGGTGTTTGTGAATCCTGTCGATGAAAAGGCCCGCGATTTCTTCCCTTTTGAGAGTTGtgaaactaaagaaaaacagaaagaCAACACCAATATCAATGTACTAAGCCTAACACCAACAGAGGAGTCTGATAAGGTTTCTGCTAATCATAATCAGCACAAGGATTTGATGCTCACTGAAGTTTCTGGTGATGTCAACAAAGAGACACCTTCACTGGGAGACAAGGTTTTGTTGCAAGATTTATTCACTGAGGACTCTGCATCTTCTGATGACAAGGGTGAACAG ATCTCCCTATTGGAAGAGTCCAAAAGTACAGACGAGGAAGCAATGTTGAGTAGCCCTTCTTTGGCTGTGGCAGATGATGAATCAAAGAAAGACAACAAGCCTCAAGAGAATGCAACCTTCACTCGGCAAGTTGATCCTTCAGCTCCTGCAGATTGTGGTAAAGAAGAATGCAGCCAAGCTGGTAGTTGTAGATGTGCTGAAATCCATCATACAAGCAGGCCAATAGAATGGAAGAGCGATGATCAGGCTGTGACCAGCCTCATTCGTCACAGCTTAGGTGAGTCAAGTTTCTCTGCAGTCGGTCCGGTGTCAGGTCGAATAAGTTACTCAGGGCCGGTACCTTACTCCGGCAGCATCTCCCTTCGATCGGATAGCAGCACGACTAGCACGCGATCCTTTGCATTTCCTAT AATTCAATCTGAATGGAATAGCAGCCCGGTTAGGATGGCGAAGGCTGACCGGAGGCATCACCGGAAGCAGCGGTGCTGCTGGACGGATGGCTTTCTTTGCTGTAAATTCTGA